Within the Corynebacterium afermentans subsp. lipophilum genome, the region TGGTCGTCGCGGACGGTGATCTCGATCTCGCGGCGGTGCTTGTGCGCAACGAGGGCATCTCGCTTATCGACGACCTCCGGTTGCGCGCCCAAGCCGGCACCGAATGGGACGCAGTTGTCGCCTACGCGGTGGAGCACGGACTCGGCGGCATCGAGGCCCTGTCCGGCATCCCTGGCTCCGCCGGGGCGACCCCGGTGCAGAACGTGGGAGCCTACGGCGCGGAGATCGCTGACGTGCTCACCCGCGTGCGCCTGTACAACCGCGAGACAGGCGCGGATGAGTGGGTGCCGGCGTCCTCGTTGGATCTGGCGTACCGGTACTCCAACCTGAAGTTCACCTCGCGGGCCGTCGTGCTGGAGATCGAGCTGCAGCTGGAGCGCACCGACGAGTCCATCCCCCTGCGCCACCTGGGCGGGGCGCGCGTGCCGCTGGCCGAGGCCCGCGAGTCCGTGCTGGAGACGCGCCGGGCGAAAGGCATGGTGCTGGACGCGGAAGACCACGACACCTGGTCCGCGGGCTCGTTTTTTACCAACCCCGTGGTGCCGTCCGCGCTTGCCGACGAGATCGCCGCCCAGGTCGGGGAGGAGGCGATGCCGCGGTTTGCCGCCGGTGACGGCAAGGAGAAGCTGTCGGCGGCCTGGCTCATCGAGCGCGCAGGCTGCCACCGCGGTTTCCCCGGCGATGACGCCCCCGCGCGTCTGTCAACCAAACACACCCTCGCGCTGACCAACCGCGGTAACGCCAGCGCCGGCGACATCGTCGACCTCGCCCGCAGCGTGCAGGCGCAGGTCCGCGATGCGTTCGGGGTGGAGCTGCACCCGGAACCCGTCTGGGTCGGCCTCTAGGGGCCGGGCCCAGCCTGCTTCGTGCCCCCAGCCCCGCTTCCGCCGCCGCGCACTAGCGCAGATGGTGAAAACCGAGTGGTGAGAACGCGAAAATTTAGCCGGATTCACCATCAGCGTTTCACCATTTGTGGGCCAGCGCGGTCCGATGACACAGAGCGCGGAAAACCGGTTACCTACAACCGGCTACTATGCCGTTTTTGTGCTGGCAGCCGGTTGTAGGTAGCCGGTTTATGGGTGGGTGGGGCCTCGGGGTGGCCGCGGCTACGCGCTGAACGCCGGCCGGCCCGCGCCCGGGCACGCGCCGAAGTGCTAGCGCTCGGCGAGCTTGGACAGCAGGTCGTCGCGCACTTCGCGGCGGCGGATCTTGCCCATCTGGTCCTTCGCCAGCTCGTCGAAGTGGTAGAAGGTGCGCGGGACCTTGTAGCGGGTCAGGCGCTCGCGGGCGAAGTCTTTGAGGCCGTCGGGGTCGAGGGCGGAGCCGTCGTTAAGCACGATGCATGCGACGACATCCTCGGATCCGTCTTCGCGCGGGCGGCCCACGACCGCGACATCGGCGACGTCCTTGTGGGTGCGGATGACCTCCTCGACCTCGGCCGGGTAGACGTTGAAGCCGCCGGTGATGATGAGTTCCTTGATGCGGGAGACCAGCTTGATAAAGCCGTCTTCTTCCATGATTCCCATGTCGCCGGTGCGGAACCAGCCGTCGTGGAAGACCTTTTCGGTGGCTTCGGGGTTGTTGAAGTAGCCGGAGAATACCTGGGGGCCCTTGGCCAGGATCTCGCCGGCTTCGCCGAACGGCATGTCCTCGTCCGGGTTGTCGGGGTTGACAATGCGGATCTGGGTGTCGGGGAAGGGGATGCCGATGTAGCCGGGGCGGCGGTCCGAGGATTCGGGGTTGCCCACGATGATGGGGGAGGTTTCGGTGAGGCCGTAGCCCTCGACGAGGCGGCCGCCGGTGGCGCGCTCCCAGTCCTCGATGACCTCTGCGGGCAGGGACGACGCACCGGAGAAACCGATTTTGATGTCGGAGAGGTCCACGTTTTTCTTCTTCGCCGTTTTCACGATGCGCTCGAAGACGGTGGGCACGCCCGGGATGAAGGTGGGCGGGGTGATGCGGATGGCCTTCATGATCAGGTCCATCTTCGGCGCCGGCAGCAGCACGAGTTCGGAGCCGACCAGCATGGTCAGCGTCAGGGAGAACGTCAGGCCGTAGGCGTGGAAGAACGGCAGGGTGGCCAGCATGCGCTGGTTGCCTTGCTGCAGCTCGTTGACCCAGGCCTGGCCCTGCAGCGGGTTTGCAATGAGGTTGCGGTGCGACAGCGCCGCGCCCTTGGGGGTGCCGGTGGTGCCGGAGGTGTAGAGGATCACGGCGGTGGAGTCCGCGGTGATCTCTTCTGGCGTTTGCAGGTCCGCGCCCAAACCGCCGATGGCGGAGCTGGTCAGCGACTCCCAGGGCACGGTGTGCAGGGAGGTGTTCTTGCTGGTGGCGGTGAGTGCTGCGCGGGCCTCCAGGATCTTCGGCAGCGGGATGCGCAGGGCGAGCTGCTGGGCGCGCGGCATGGCCTTGGTCATGTTGACGCTGACCACGGTTTCCAGCGGGGTGTCCGCGCGCAGTTTCTCCAGCGTGTCGGCGGCTTTGTCCCAGGCGATGGCGATGCGCGCGCCGTGGTCGATGAACTGGGGGCGCAGCTCGTGGGCGGTGTAGAGGGGGTTGTGCTCAACCACCACGCCGCCGATCATCTGCACGGCGAAAAAGGCGGCGACATGTTGGGGGCAGTTGGGCAGCATGATGGCCACGCGGTCGCCGGGGCGCACGCCGAAAGCCTTCAGGCCGGCGGCGGCGCGCCGCACTTCGCGGTCGAGCTCGCCGAAGGTTTGGGTGCGGCCGAAAAACCGGGTGGCGATGCGCGAGACGTTCTTTGACAGGTTCTGCTGGTACAGCTCGCCGAGGGTTATCTCGCCGTACTCGAGCGAGTGCGCGGTCCACTCGGGGTAGTACTGCAGCCAGGGTTTGACGTCGTTGACGTTCGATGGGGTGAGAGCCATGCGCACCACCCTACGCGCTTTGCCGTCCGTAACCTACGGTTGCGTAAGCAATTGGAGTAGCGTGTCGCGCACCTCCCTCCGCCTGATCTTGCCGGTCTGGTCTCGGTTGAGCTGGTCAAAGTGGTAAAAGTCCCGCGGGACCTTGTAGCGGGTCAGGCGCTGCCGGGCGTAGGCCTTGAGGCCGTCGGGGTCGAGGGCGGAGCCGTCGATAAGCGTGATGCATGCGACGACATCCTCGGAGCCGTCCTCGCGCGGGCGGCCCACGACCGCGATGTCCTCGATGTCCGGGTGGTTGCGCATGACGCCTTCGACCTCGTCAGGGTAGACGTTAAAACCGCCGGTGATGATCATTTCCTTGATGCGCGCAACCAGTTTGATCCAGCCGTCGTTTTCCATCACGGCCATGTCGCCGGTGCGGAACCAGCCGTCGTGGAACGCGCGCTCGTTGGCCTCGGGGCTGTTGAGGTAGCCGGAAAAGACCTGCGGGCCGCGCGCGAGGAGCTCGCCGGGCTCGCCGTCGGGCATGGTGCGCGACGGGTCTTGCGGGTCGGCGATGCGGATTTCGGTGTTGGGAAACGGCAGGCCGATGTAGCCGGGGCGCCGCGTGCCGTCGAGAGGGTTGCCGGCCAGGATCGGGGCGGTCTCGGTCAGCCCGTAGCCTTCGATCAGGCGCCCGCCGGTGGCGTTTTCCCAGCGCTCGATGGTTTCCACGGGCAGGGTCGACGCGCCGGAGATGGAGGTGTGGATCGAGGACAGGTCAGCGTTGGATTCCACCGCCCACTCGATGATTTTGTCGTACAGGGTGGGCACACCCGGCAGCACCGTGGGGCGCGTTTTGGTGATCGCCGCCTGGTAGAGCTTCGGCTTCGGCGCTGGCACGAGCACCATCTCCGCGCCGATGCTCAGCGGCAGCGCGTAGTTCAGCGCCAGGCCGTAGATGTGGAACATGGGCAGCACGCCGAGGACTTTTTCGCGCACCGCGCCCCAATCCTCCAGCCACTCCATGCCGGCTTTCAGCACGGACACGATGTTGCCGTGCGTCAGCGGCGCGCCTTTGGGCTTGCCGGATGTGCCGGAGGTGTAGAGGATGAACGCGGTGGTGTCCTGGGTGATCTGCGGGAAGTGCACGGAGCGGGAGCGCTGCCGCAATAATTCGCGCCACGGCATCGCGCCGGGGGCGGGTTGTGTCAGCTCAGCGCGCAGCTTGGTCACCGGCGGGATGGGCGCCGACAGCGCGGCGCGCAGGTGTAGCGGGGTTTCCTCGAGCATGTTCACGGCCACCACGGTTTCAAGCTGGGTGCTTTTGCTTAACGACGCAAACGTGCCCGCCACCCGGTCAAAGACAATCGCTACCCGCGCCCCGTGGTCTTCGAATTGCGGCTGAAGTTCCGCCGCGGTGTAGAGCGGGTTGTGCTCCACCACGGTCGCGCCCAGGCGCAGGATGGCGGTGACGGCGATGACGTGCTGCGGGCAGTTCGGCAGCGCGACGGCCACGCGGTCGCCGCGGCGCACGCCCAGCTGCGTCAGGCCGGCGGCGGCGCGGACGACCTGTTCGTTCAGGGCGGCGTAGGTGAGTGTTTTGCCCATGAACCAGGTGGCGGTGCTCTTCGGCTGCATGGCCACCGCCTGGTTGAACCAGCTGACCAGCGTGTCCGTCCCGATGGCGGGGTTGGGGTCGGTCCACTCGGCGTAGTGGTCGATCCAGGCTTTGGTGTCAAAGGCTCCCACGTAGGTCCTCCTTGTAGTTAGTTCGGCAAAACAAGTTGGCGACGAGTGTAACCTACGTAGCGGTAAGTCTGTTGCGCTGCGCCGTCTGTGGGTTTGCTCTAGGCTGTGCCGCGACACCATTCAA harbors:
- a CDS encoding long-chain-fatty-acid--CoA ligase: MGAFDTKAWIDHYAEWTDPNPAIGTDTLVSWFNQAVAMQPKSTATWFMGKTLTYAALNEQVVRAAAGLTQLGVRRGDRVAVALPNCPQHVIAVTAILRLGATVVEHNPLYTAAELQPQFEDHGARVAIVFDRVAGTFASLSKSTQLETVVAVNMLEETPLHLRAALSAPIPPVTKLRAELTQPAPGAMPWRELLRQRSRSVHFPQITQDTTAFILYTSGTSGKPKGAPLTHGNIVSVLKAGMEWLEDWGAVREKVLGVLPMFHIYGLALNYALPLSIGAEMVLVPAPKPKLYQAAITKTRPTVLPGVPTLYDKIIEWAVESNADLSSIHTSISGASTLPVETIERWENATGGRLIEGYGLTETAPILAGNPLDGTRRPGYIGLPFPNTEIRIADPQDPSRTMPDGEPGELLARGPQVFSGYLNSPEANERAFHDGWFRTGDMAVMENDGWIKLVARIKEMIITGGFNVYPDEVEGVMRNHPDIEDIAVVGRPREDGSEDVVACITLIDGSALDPDGLKAYARQRLTRYKVPRDFYHFDQLNRDQTGKIRRREVRDTLLQLLTQP
- a CDS encoding long-chain-fatty-acid--CoA ligase, whose amino-acid sequence is MALTPSNVNDVKPWLQYYPEWTAHSLEYGEITLGELYQQNLSKNVSRIATRFFGRTQTFGELDREVRRAAAGLKAFGVRPGDRVAIMLPNCPQHVAAFFAVQMIGGVVVEHNPLYTAHELRPQFIDHGARIAIAWDKAADTLEKLRADTPLETVVSVNMTKAMPRAQQLALRIPLPKILEARAALTATSKNTSLHTVPWESLTSSAIGGLGADLQTPEEITADSTAVILYTSGTTGTPKGAALSHRNLIANPLQGQAWVNELQQGNQRMLATLPFFHAYGLTFSLTLTMLVGSELVLLPAPKMDLIMKAIRITPPTFIPGVPTVFERIVKTAKKKNVDLSDIKIGFSGASSLPAEVIEDWERATGGRLVEGYGLTETSPIIVGNPESSDRRPGYIGIPFPDTQIRIVNPDNPDEDMPFGEAGEILAKGPQVFSGYFNNPEATEKVFHDGWFRTGDMGIMEEDGFIKLVSRIKELIITGGFNVYPAEVEEVIRTHKDVADVAVVGRPREDGSEDVVACIVLNDGSALDPDGLKDFARERLTRYKVPRTFYHFDELAKDQMGKIRRREVRDDLLSKLAER
- a CDS encoding UDP-N-acetylmuramate dehydrogenase, which encodes MIAPSFASLTTLRVGGTPAAAYECHSADELAETVAKLDRDGTPLLVVGGGSNLVVADGDLDLAAVLVRNEGISLIDDLRLRAQAGTEWDAVVAYAVEHGLGGIEALSGIPGSAGATPVQNVGAYGAEIADVLTRVRLYNRETGADEWVPASSLDLAYRYSNLKFTSRAVVLEIELQLERTDESIPLRHLGGARVPLAEARESVLETRRAKGMVLDAEDHDTWSAGSFFTNPVVPSALADEIAAQVGEEAMPRFAAGDGKEKLSAAWLIERAGCHRGFPGDDAPARLSTKHTLALTNRGNASAGDIVDLARSVQAQVRDAFGVELHPEPVWVGL